Proteins from a genomic interval of Sphingopyxis sp. QXT-31:
- the xseA gene encoding exodeoxyribonuclease VII large subunit, with protein sequence MTVPFPDPVSETDPAARLLAEAAPGDNAPELSVSQLSAAIKRTVEDGFARVRVRGELSGTKRAASGHFYAALKDDNALIDMVMWKGQAARLAFRPEDGIEVIATGKLTTYPGRSKYQLVVESLEVAGEGALMLLFEKLKARLGAEGLFDQGRKQALPYLPRVIGVVTSPTGAVIRDILHRLADRCPTRVIVWPVLVQGDGAAAQVANAVRGFDAIEPGGAVPRPDLVIVARGGGSIEDLWAFNEEVVVRAIADCRIPTISAVGHETDTTLADYAADRRAPTPTAAAEIAVPVRAELQEILAGWGGRMIGAANRRQALAGERLTALARHLPKREALYAPQRQRLDDAADRLGRAQRQRLTVVSERLATRAGALRPALLVRRWDRDRALLEGLGRLLTSLDPRALLSRGYAMVRDAEGAIVPTAARAVAAGHLRLAFADGEVAAVAGEGAPPPTAAAKPAAKKPPAAPGRGQGELF encoded by the coding sequence ATGACCGTTCCTTTTCCCGATCCGGTGTCCGAAACCGACCCCGCGGCGCGGCTGTTAGCCGAGGCGGCGCCGGGGGACAATGCACCCGAACTGTCCGTCAGCCAATTGTCGGCGGCGATCAAGCGCACGGTCGAGGACGGCTTTGCGCGCGTGCGCGTGCGCGGCGAGCTGTCGGGGACGAAGCGCGCGGCGTCGGGGCATTTCTATGCCGCGCTCAAGGACGATAATGCACTGATCGACATGGTGATGTGGAAGGGGCAGGCGGCGCGCCTCGCCTTCCGCCCCGAGGACGGGATCGAGGTGATCGCAACCGGCAAGCTCACCACCTATCCGGGGCGCTCGAAATATCAGCTCGTCGTCGAAAGCCTGGAGGTCGCGGGCGAGGGCGCGCTGATGCTGCTCTTCGAGAAATTGAAGGCGCGGCTCGGCGCGGAGGGGCTGTTCGACCAGGGGCGCAAGCAGGCCTTGCCCTATCTGCCGCGCGTGATCGGCGTCGTGACCTCGCCGACGGGTGCGGTGATCCGCGACATCCTCCACCGCCTCGCCGACCGCTGCCCGACGCGCGTCATCGTCTGGCCGGTGCTGGTGCAAGGCGACGGCGCCGCGGCGCAGGTGGCGAATGCGGTGCGCGGTTTCGATGCGATCGAACCAGGGGGAGCGGTGCCGCGCCCCGACCTCGTCATCGTCGCGCGCGGCGGCGGGTCGATCGAGGATCTGTGGGCTTTCAACGAGGAGGTCGTCGTGCGCGCGATCGCCGACTGCCGCATCCCGACGATCAGCGCGGTCGGGCACGAGACCGATACGACGCTCGCCGACTATGCCGCCGACCGCCGCGCGCCGACCCCGACGGCGGCGGCCGAGATCGCGGTGCCGGTGCGCGCCGAGCTGCAGGAAATCCTCGCCGGCTGGGGCGGGCGGATGATCGGCGCGGCGAACCGCCGGCAGGCGCTGGCGGGCGAGCGGCTCACGGCGCTGGCGCGGCATTTGCCCAAGCGCGAGGCGCTTTATGCGCCGCAGCGGCAAAGGCTCGACGATGCGGCCGACCGGCTGGGTCGCGCGCAGCGGCAGCGGCTGACCGTGGTGTCGGAGCGGCTCGCGACGCGCGCGGGAGCGCTGCGCCCGGCGCTGCTCGTGCGGCGCTGGGACCGCGACCGCGCTCTGCTCGAAGGACTGGGGCGGCTGCTGACGTCGCTCGATCCGCGCGCCTTGCTGTCGCGCGGTTATGCGATGGTGCGCGACGCCGAGGGGGCGATCGTCCCGACCGCCGCGAGGGCCGTCGCCGCGGGGCATTTGCGGCTGGCCTTCGCCGACGGCGAGGTCGCCGCCGTGGCGGGCGAGGGTGCGCCGCCGCCTACCGCTGCCGCGAAACCGGCGGCGAAGAAGCCGCCCGCTGCGCCGGGCCGGGGGCAGGGCGAGCTCTTCTGA
- a CDS encoding M23 family metallopeptidase: MSFATDWPRGAIALALLTIPTSCIPPGNGAATVAPPPPPVVVERPAPPPPAPPAPVARDFALRGLAEQGAAMLGQAPTGTRLLALDGKPVALAPDGAFLIAFDRDAGPSAQLVATLVDGRRIERALAVAPGAWRLEHINAPYRGSAASDADFERRRPAELAQIAAARAVDQASEGWRQRFIWPVTGRRSGYFGSQRVYQGKPGSYHSGADIAVPAGTPFVAPADGVVVLAAASPFTLEGNLLIVDHGMGLNSAFLHCQRLDVKVGDRVVQGQVLGTVGRTGRATGPHMHWGMKWGDARIDPAKLAGPMGG, translated from the coding sequence ATGAGTTTCGCGACGGATTGGCCGCGCGGCGCGATCGCGCTGGCGCTGCTGACGATTCCGACCAGCTGCATCCCGCCCGGGAACGGCGCGGCCACCGTGGCTCCGCCGCCGCCTCCCGTGGTCGTCGAACGGCCGGCCCCTCCGCCGCCTGCGCCGCCCGCCCCCGTCGCGCGCGACTTCGCGCTGCGCGGCCTCGCCGAACAGGGCGCCGCGATGCTCGGGCAGGCGCCGACCGGCACCCGGTTGCTGGCGCTCGACGGCAAGCCCGTCGCGCTCGCCCCCGACGGCGCCTTCCTGATCGCCTTCGACCGCGATGCCGGGCCGTCGGCGCAGCTGGTCGCGACGCTCGTCGACGGGCGCCGGATCGAGCGGGCGCTGGCCGTCGCGCCCGGTGCCTGGCGCCTCGAGCATATCAACGCGCCCTATCGGGGTAGTGCGGCGAGCGACGCCGATTTCGAACGACGCCGCCCCGCCGAGCTCGCACAGATCGCCGCCGCGCGGGCCGTCGACCAGGCATCGGAGGGCTGGCGCCAGCGCTTTATCTGGCCGGTGACCGGGCGCCGCTCGGGCTATTTCGGGTCGCAGCGCGTCTATCAGGGCAAGCCCGGAAGCTACCACAGCGGCGCCGATATCGCGGTGCCCGCGGGCACGCCCTTCGTCGCGCCGGCCGACGGCGTGGTCGTGCTCGCGGCTGCGTCGCCCTTCACGCTCGAGGGCAATCTGCTGATCGTCGATCACGGCATGGGGCTGAACAGCGCCTTCCTCCACTGCCAGCGGCTCGACGTGAAGGTCGGCGACCGCGTCGTCCAAGGGCAGGTGCTGGGTACGGTCGGCCGCACGGGCCGGGCCACGGGGCCGCACATGCATTGGGGCATGAAATGGGGCGACGCGCGGATCGATCCGGCCAAGCTGGCGGGCCCGATGGGCGGCTGA
- a CDS encoding DUF2093 domain-containing protein, with protein sequence MLIASRNRLARLHYGPNGFRILSPGDHVLCAVSGAPIGLDELRYWSVARQEPYASAAISVKAALDHRA encoded by the coding sequence ATGCTGATCGCCAGCCGCAACCGCCTCGCCCGCCTCCACTACGGCCCCAACGGCTTTCGTATCCTGTCGCCCGGCGACCATGTTTTGTGCGCGGTCAGCGGCGCGCCGATCGGGCTCGACGAGCTACGCTACTGGTCGGTCGCGCGGCAGGAGCCCTATGCGAGCGCCGCGATTTCGGTGAAGGCCGCGCTCGACCACCGCGCATGA
- the purD gene encoding phosphoribosylamine--glycine ligase, with amino-acid sequence MNILLVGSGGREHALSWQLAQSASCGKLYAAPGSPGIEAFAECVAISVDDIDGLVAFCTAHSIDFVVVGPEAPLVAGLADRLRALGIATFGPGAAAARLEGSKGFTKDLCARASIPTAAYARCTSAEKAHAVLEGFDIPVVIKADGLAAGKGVIIAETAEAAAAAIDDMFDGAFGGAGAEVVIEEYMTGEEASFFALSDGKNVMAFGSAQDHKRVGDGDTGPNTGGMGAYSPAPVLTPELEAAVMDRIIRPTVATLAAEGTPYVGVLFAGLMLTDQGPKLIEYNARFGDPECQVLMMRYAGDLAALLHAAATGGLAEAAPPAFTSDYALTVVMAANGYPATPKKGGAIRGIADAERGGVRVFHAGTARDGDTIVAAGGRVLNVTATGRSVTEAQARAYAAVDRLDFATGFCRRDIGWREVAREAE; translated from the coding sequence ATGAATATCCTGCTGGTCGGCTCGGGCGGCCGCGAACATGCGCTGAGCTGGCAACTGGCGCAATCGGCGAGTTGCGGCAAGCTCTATGCCGCACCAGGCAGCCCAGGGATCGAAGCCTTTGCCGAATGCGTCGCGATTTCGGTCGACGACATCGACGGCCTTGTCGCCTTCTGCACCGCGCACAGCATCGATTTCGTTGTCGTCGGCCCCGAGGCGCCGCTCGTCGCGGGGCTCGCCGACCGGCTGCGCGCGCTCGGCATCGCGACCTTCGGCCCCGGCGCCGCGGCGGCGCGGCTCGAGGGCAGCAAGGGCTTCACCAAGGACCTGTGCGCCCGCGCGTCCATCCCCACCGCCGCCTACGCCCGCTGCACCAGCGCCGAAAAAGCGCATGCCGTGCTTGAAGGCTTCGACATCCCCGTCGTGATCAAGGCCGACGGCCTCGCCGCGGGCAAGGGCGTCATCATCGCCGAAACCGCCGAAGCGGCCGCCGCCGCGATCGACGACATGTTCGACGGCGCCTTCGGCGGCGCGGGCGCCGAGGTGGTGATCGAGGAATATATGACCGGCGAGGAGGCGAGCTTCTTCGCGCTCTCCGACGGCAAGAACGTGATGGCCTTCGGCAGCGCGCAGGACCACAAGCGCGTCGGCGACGGCGATACCGGCCCCAACACCGGCGGCATGGGCGCCTACAGCCCCGCCCCCGTGCTCACCCCCGAGCTCGAAGCGGCAGTGATGGACCGCATCATCCGCCCGACCGTGGCGACGCTCGCCGCCGAGGGCACGCCTTACGTTGGCGTCCTCTTCGCGGGACTGATGCTCACCGATCAAGGCCCCAAGCTGATCGAATATAACGCCCGCTTCGGCGACCCCGAATGCCAGGTGCTGATGATGCGCTATGCCGGCGACCTCGCCGCATTGCTCCACGCCGCCGCGACGGGCGGGCTCGCCGAGGCGGCCCCGCCGGCCTTTACCAGCGACTATGCGCTGACCGTGGTGATGGCCGCCAACGGCTATCCCGCGACCCCCAAAAAGGGCGGCGCGATCCGCGGCATCGCCGACGCCGAAAGAGGCGGCGTGCGCGTTTTCCACGCGGGCACCGCGCGCGACGGCGACACGATCGTCGCCGCGGGGGGCCGCGTGCTCAATGTCACCGCGACCGGGCGCAGCGTCACCGAGGCGCAGGCGCGCGCCTATGCCGCGGTCGACCGGCTCGATTTCGCGACCGGCTTCTGCCGCCGCGATATCGGCTGGCGCGAGGTCGCGCGCGAGGCGGAATGA